In a genomic window of Larus michahellis chromosome 3, bLarMic1.1, whole genome shotgun sequence:
- the EPAS1 gene encoding endothelial PAS domain-containing protein 1 isoform X3, with protein sequence MFSCPCPEVVLQDCLQKKSRSSSERRKEKSRDAARCRRSKETEVFYELAHELPLPHNISSHLDKASIMRLAISFLRTHKLLSSVCADNENELEADQQMDNLYLKALEGFIAVVTQDGDMIFLSENVNKYMGLTQVELTGHSIFDFTHPCDHEEIRENLSLKNGPGFGKKSKEMSTERDFFMRMKCTVTNRGRTVNLKSATWKVLHCTGQVKVYNTCPPHTLCGYKEPLLTCLIIMCEPIQHPSNIDIPLDSKTFLSRHSMDMKFTYCDDRITELIGYHPEELLGRSAYEFYHALDSESMTKSHQNLCTKGQVVTGQYRMLAKHGGYVWLETQGTVIYNTRNLQPQCIVCVNYVLSEIEKNDVVFSMDQTESLFKPHLLTMSTTYESGIPGTEKSDFLFTKLKEEPEELAQLAPTPGDAIISLDFGTQKFEEAPAFTSAVLTPNKAWPAEVKSHAAQGETLTIPSFTMPQIAPGSSTPSASSNSSCSTPSSPGDYYSSVDEDLKIEVIEKLFAMDTESKSQCNSQTDFNELDLETLAPYIPMDGEDFQLSPICQEERPLSESAQNTQQSLSSMSTLFQPLASASQNQFLPEKYCPQLSNKNINPGHGSLSSVFFNNVSRSSLPPYHDQASTPLSSMGGRPNTQWPPDPPLEYVPAKWRLMNKYSGSLSSSPSGPPVHSPSMPIYKKRPLDAFGQRGIEVNPARIALSNSLKLKRQLDYEEQALQQLSGGDPSVINPSQLMWKRMKFLKGETCSLVTEKKSLSTSVLTDEFLCNSRGLSQPMNQLQQQQQQPTCGSPGENLKAGAFPPPFYSSHYQDYTVQPAHKASGMTSRLLGPSFEPYLLPELTRYDCEVNVPVLGSSTLLQGSELLRALDQAT encoded by the exons tatgtGCTGACAATGAGAATGAACTAGAGGCAGACCAGCAGATGGACAACTTGTACCTGAAAGCTTTGGAGGGATTTATTGCCGTGGTGACACAGGATGGAGACATGATCTTTTTGTCAGAGAATGTCAACAAATACATGGGTCTTACCCAG GTGGAATTAACTGGACACAGCATTTTTGACTTCACTCATCCATGTGACCATGAAGAAATTCGAGAGAATCTGAGTCTGAAAAATG GTCcaggctttggaaagaaaagcaaagagatgtCAACTGAGCGTGACTTCTTCATGAGGATGAAATGCACCGTTACCAACAGAGGCAGAACTGTTAACCTCAAGTCTGCCACATGGAAG GTTTTGCACTGCACCGGACAAGTTAAAGTGTATAACACTTGCCCTCCTCACACTCTGTGTGGATATAAAGAGCCTCTTCTCACCTGCCTTATAATAATGTGTGAGCCTATTCAGCATCCTTCAAACATCGATATCCCCCTGGACAGCAAGACCTTCCTGAGTCGCCATAGCATGGACATGAAATTTACCTACTGTGATGACAG AATAACAGAGTTGATTGGATACCatccagaggagctgctgggccgTTCAGCGTACGAGTTCTACCATGCCTTGGATTCGGAGAGTATGACCAAAAGTCACCAGAACT TGTGTACAAAAGGCCAAGTAGTGACGGGCCAGTACCGTATGCTTGCCAAGCACGGCGGATACGTATGGCTGGAGACTCAAGGGACGGTGATTTACAATACACGCAACCTCCAGCCTCAGTGTATCGTCTGTGTCAACTATGTGCTGAG TGAAATTGAGAAGAACGATGTTGTGTTCTCCATGGACCAAACGGAATCGCTCTTCAAGCCTCACCTGCTGACGATGAGCACCACCTACGAGAGCGGCATCCCTGGCACGGAGAAGAGTGACTTCTTGTTTACTAAGTTAAAGGAGGAACCAGAGGAACTTGCTCAGCTGGCACCAACACCTGGCGATGCCATTATTTCCCTGGATTTTG GGACACAGAAGTTTGAGGAAGCCCCTGCCTTCACCAGTGCTGTTTTGACACCAAACAAAGCCTGGCCAGCAGAAGTGAAAAGCCACGCTGCTCAAGGTGAAACACTGACGATACCATCCTTTACAATGCCTCAGATTGCACCTGGCAGCAGTACTCCAAGTGCAAGCAGCAACAGTAGTTGTTCCACG CCAAGCAGCCCAGGAGATTATTACAGTTCTGTGGATGAAGATCTTAAGATTGAGGTGATTGAAAAACTCTTTGCAATGGACACAGAATCGAAAAGTCAGTGCAACTCCCAG ACTGACTTCAATGAACTGGACCTTGAAACCTTGGCTCCTTACATTCCTATGGATGGAGAAGATTTCCAGCTCAGCCCAATCTGCCAAGAAGAACGTCCGCTCTCTGAAAGTGCACAAAATACCCAGCAGAGTCTAAGTAGCATGAGTACCCTCTTCCAACCCCTTGCTTCTGCTTCACAGAATCAGTTCCTCCCAGAGAAATATTGCCCACAGCTATCAAATAAAAACATTAACCCTGGTCACGGGTCCCTGTCGTCGGTGTTCTTCAACAATGTGAGTAGGTCATCACTGCCACCGTACCATGACCAAGCCAGCACTCCCCTGTCTTCGATGGGGGGAAGACCAAACACCCAGTGGCCACCTGATCCCCCGTTAGAATATGTTCCTGCTAAATGGAGACTCATGAATAAATACTCAGGATCCCTATCAAGTTCCCCTTCAGGGCCACCAGTACATTCTCCCAGCATGCCCATATATAAAAAAAG GCCCCTGGATGCTTTTGGGCAACGAGGCATAGAAGTAAACCCAGCCAGAATTGCATTGTCTAACAGTTTGAAACTGAAACGACAACTGGATTATGAAGAACAAGCATTGCAACAGCTGAGTGGG GGAGATCCGTCGGTCATTAACCCATCTCAACTCATGTGGAAAAGAATGAAATTTCTCAAAGGGGAAACCTGTTCCTTGGTTacagaaaaaaagtctctcaGCACAAGTGTTCTTACCG ATGAATTTCTCTGTAACTCGAGAGGTCTGAGCCAACCAATGAATcaactgcaacagcagcagcagcaacccaCCTGTGGCAGCCCTGGTGAGAATTTGAAAGCAGGAGCTTTTCCCCCTCCATTTTACAGTTCCCATTATCAGGACTATACTGTCCAGCCAGCTCATAAAGCGTCAG GTATGACCAGTCGTCTGCTGGGGCCCTCCTTTGAACCCTACTTGTTGCCCGAGTTGACAAGATATGACTGTGAGGTGAACGTCCCCGTTTTGGGCAGCTCTACGCTTCTGCAGGGCAGTGAACTGCTCAGAGCACTGGACCAGGCAACCTGA
- the EPAS1 gene encoding endothelial PAS domain-containing protein 1 isoform X2, translating to MTADKEKKRSSSERRKEKSRDAARCRRSKETEVFYELAHELPLPHNISSHLDKASIMRLAISFLRTHKLLSSVCADNENELEADQQMDNLYLKALEGFIAVVTQDGDMIFLSENVNKYMGLTQVELTGHSIFDFTHPCDHEEIRENLSLKNVLGLSSTNCSSMVHASLVVSAGPGFGKKSKEMSTERDFFMRMKCTVTNRGRTVNLKSATWKVLHCTGQVKVYNTCPPHTLCGYKEPLLTCLIIMCEPIQHPSNIDIPLDSKTFLSRHSMDMKFTYCDDRITELIGYHPEELLGRSAYEFYHALDSESMTKSHQNLCTKGQVVTGQYRMLAKHGGYVWLETQGTVIYNTRNLQPQCIVCVNYVLSEIEKNDVVFSMDQTESLFKPHLLTMSTTYESGIPGTEKSDFLFTKLKEEPEELAQLAPTPGDAIISLDFGTQKFEEAPAFTSAVLTPNKAWPAEVKSHAAQGETLTIPSFTMPQIAPGSSTPSASSNSSCSTPSSPGDYYSSVDEDLKIEVIEKLFAMDTESKSQCNSQTDFNELDLETLAPYIPMDGEDFQLSPICQEERPLSESAQNTQQSLSSMSTLFQPLASASQNQFLPEKYCPQLSNKNINPGHGSLSSVFFNNVSRSSLPPYHDQASTPLSSMGGRPNTQWPPDPPLEYVPAKWRLMNKYSGSLSSSPSGPPVHSPSMPIYKKRPLDAFGQRGIEVNPARIALSNSLKLKRQLDYEEQALQQLSGGDPSVINPSQLMWKRMKFLKGETCSLVTEKKSLSTSVLTDEFLCNSRGLSQPMNQLQQQQQQPTCGSPGENLKAGAFPPPFYSSHYQDYTVQPAHKASGMTSRLLGPSFEPYLLPELTRYDCEVNVPVLGSSTLLQGSELLRALDQAT from the exons tatgtGCTGACAATGAGAATGAACTAGAGGCAGACCAGCAGATGGACAACTTGTACCTGAAAGCTTTGGAGGGATTTATTGCCGTGGTGACACAGGATGGAGACATGATCTTTTTGTCAGAGAATGTCAACAAATACATGGGTCTTACCCAG GTGGAATTAACTGGACACAGCATTTTTGACTTCACTCATCCATGTGACCATGAAGAAATTCGAGAGAATCTGAGTCTGAAAAATG TTTTAGGTCTGAGCTCTACAAACTGCTCTTCAATGGTCCATGCATCTTTGGTGGTCTCTGCAG GTCcaggctttggaaagaaaagcaaagagatgtCAACTGAGCGTGACTTCTTCATGAGGATGAAATGCACCGTTACCAACAGAGGCAGAACTGTTAACCTCAAGTCTGCCACATGGAAG GTTTTGCACTGCACCGGACAAGTTAAAGTGTATAACACTTGCCCTCCTCACACTCTGTGTGGATATAAAGAGCCTCTTCTCACCTGCCTTATAATAATGTGTGAGCCTATTCAGCATCCTTCAAACATCGATATCCCCCTGGACAGCAAGACCTTCCTGAGTCGCCATAGCATGGACATGAAATTTACCTACTGTGATGACAG AATAACAGAGTTGATTGGATACCatccagaggagctgctgggccgTTCAGCGTACGAGTTCTACCATGCCTTGGATTCGGAGAGTATGACCAAAAGTCACCAGAACT TGTGTACAAAAGGCCAAGTAGTGACGGGCCAGTACCGTATGCTTGCCAAGCACGGCGGATACGTATGGCTGGAGACTCAAGGGACGGTGATTTACAATACACGCAACCTCCAGCCTCAGTGTATCGTCTGTGTCAACTATGTGCTGAG TGAAATTGAGAAGAACGATGTTGTGTTCTCCATGGACCAAACGGAATCGCTCTTCAAGCCTCACCTGCTGACGATGAGCACCACCTACGAGAGCGGCATCCCTGGCACGGAGAAGAGTGACTTCTTGTTTACTAAGTTAAAGGAGGAACCAGAGGAACTTGCTCAGCTGGCACCAACACCTGGCGATGCCATTATTTCCCTGGATTTTG GGACACAGAAGTTTGAGGAAGCCCCTGCCTTCACCAGTGCTGTTTTGACACCAAACAAAGCCTGGCCAGCAGAAGTGAAAAGCCACGCTGCTCAAGGTGAAACACTGACGATACCATCCTTTACAATGCCTCAGATTGCACCTGGCAGCAGTACTCCAAGTGCAAGCAGCAACAGTAGTTGTTCCACG CCAAGCAGCCCAGGAGATTATTACAGTTCTGTGGATGAAGATCTTAAGATTGAGGTGATTGAAAAACTCTTTGCAATGGACACAGAATCGAAAAGTCAGTGCAACTCCCAG ACTGACTTCAATGAACTGGACCTTGAAACCTTGGCTCCTTACATTCCTATGGATGGAGAAGATTTCCAGCTCAGCCCAATCTGCCAAGAAGAACGTCCGCTCTCTGAAAGTGCACAAAATACCCAGCAGAGTCTAAGTAGCATGAGTACCCTCTTCCAACCCCTTGCTTCTGCTTCACAGAATCAGTTCCTCCCAGAGAAATATTGCCCACAGCTATCAAATAAAAACATTAACCCTGGTCACGGGTCCCTGTCGTCGGTGTTCTTCAACAATGTGAGTAGGTCATCACTGCCACCGTACCATGACCAAGCCAGCACTCCCCTGTCTTCGATGGGGGGAAGACCAAACACCCAGTGGCCACCTGATCCCCCGTTAGAATATGTTCCTGCTAAATGGAGACTCATGAATAAATACTCAGGATCCCTATCAAGTTCCCCTTCAGGGCCACCAGTACATTCTCCCAGCATGCCCATATATAAAAAAAG GCCCCTGGATGCTTTTGGGCAACGAGGCATAGAAGTAAACCCAGCCAGAATTGCATTGTCTAACAGTTTGAAACTGAAACGACAACTGGATTATGAAGAACAAGCATTGCAACAGCTGAGTGGG GGAGATCCGTCGGTCATTAACCCATCTCAACTCATGTGGAAAAGAATGAAATTTCTCAAAGGGGAAACCTGTTCCTTGGTTacagaaaaaaagtctctcaGCACAAGTGTTCTTACCG ATGAATTTCTCTGTAACTCGAGAGGTCTGAGCCAACCAATGAATcaactgcaacagcagcagcagcaacccaCCTGTGGCAGCCCTGGTGAGAATTTGAAAGCAGGAGCTTTTCCCCCTCCATTTTACAGTTCCCATTATCAGGACTATACTGTCCAGCCAGCTCATAAAGCGTCAG GTATGACCAGTCGTCTGCTGGGGCCCTCCTTTGAACCCTACTTGTTGCCCGAGTTGACAAGATATGACTGTGAGGTGAACGTCCCCGTTTTGGGCAGCTCTACGCTTCTGCAGGGCAGTGAACTGCTCAGAGCACTGGACCAGGCAACCTGA
- the EPAS1 gene encoding endothelial PAS domain-containing protein 1 isoform X4, whose translation MTADKEKKRSSSERRKEKSRDAARCRRSKETEVFYELAHELPLPHNISSHLDKASIMRLAISFLRTHKLLSSVCADNENELEADQQMDNLYLKALEGFIAVVTQDGDMIFLSENVNKYMGLTQVELTGHSIFDFTHPCDHEEIRENLSLKNGPGFGKKSKEMSTERDFFMRMKCTVTNRGRTVNLKSATWKVLHCTGQVKVYNTCPPHTLCGYKEPLLTCLIIMCEPIQHPSNIDIPLDSKTFLSRHSMDMKFTYCDDRITELIGYHPEELLGRSAYEFYHALDSESMTKSHQNLCTKGQVVTGQYRMLAKHGGYVWLETQGTVIYNTRNLQPQCIVCVNYVLSEIEKNDVVFSMDQTESLFKPHLLTMSTTYESGIPGTEKSDFLFTKLKEEPEELAQLAPTPGDAIISLDFGTQKFEEAPAFTSAVLTPNKAWPAEVKSHAAQGETLTIPSFTMPQIAPGSSTPSASSNSSCSTPSSPGDYYSSVDEDLKIEVIEKLFAMDTESKSQCNSQTDFNELDLETLAPYIPMDGEDFQLSPICQEERPLSESAQNTQQSLSSMSTLFQPLASASQNQFLPEKYCPQLSNKNINPGHGSLSSVFFNNVSRSSLPPYHDQASTPLSSMGGRPNTQWPPDPPLEYVPAKWRLMNKYSGSLSSSPSGPPVHSPSMPIYKKRPLDAFGQRGIEVNPARIALSNSLKLKRQLDYEEQALQQLSGGDPSVINPSQLMWKRMKFLKGETCSLVTEKKSLSTSVLTDEFLCNSRGLSQPMNQLQQQQQQPTCGSPGENLKAGAFPPPFYSSHYQDYTVQPAHKASGMTSRLLGPSFEPYLLPELTRYDCEVNVPVLGSSTLLQGSELLRALDQAT comes from the exons tatgtGCTGACAATGAGAATGAACTAGAGGCAGACCAGCAGATGGACAACTTGTACCTGAAAGCTTTGGAGGGATTTATTGCCGTGGTGACACAGGATGGAGACATGATCTTTTTGTCAGAGAATGTCAACAAATACATGGGTCTTACCCAG GTGGAATTAACTGGACACAGCATTTTTGACTTCACTCATCCATGTGACCATGAAGAAATTCGAGAGAATCTGAGTCTGAAAAATG GTCcaggctttggaaagaaaagcaaagagatgtCAACTGAGCGTGACTTCTTCATGAGGATGAAATGCACCGTTACCAACAGAGGCAGAACTGTTAACCTCAAGTCTGCCACATGGAAG GTTTTGCACTGCACCGGACAAGTTAAAGTGTATAACACTTGCCCTCCTCACACTCTGTGTGGATATAAAGAGCCTCTTCTCACCTGCCTTATAATAATGTGTGAGCCTATTCAGCATCCTTCAAACATCGATATCCCCCTGGACAGCAAGACCTTCCTGAGTCGCCATAGCATGGACATGAAATTTACCTACTGTGATGACAG AATAACAGAGTTGATTGGATACCatccagaggagctgctgggccgTTCAGCGTACGAGTTCTACCATGCCTTGGATTCGGAGAGTATGACCAAAAGTCACCAGAACT TGTGTACAAAAGGCCAAGTAGTGACGGGCCAGTACCGTATGCTTGCCAAGCACGGCGGATACGTATGGCTGGAGACTCAAGGGACGGTGATTTACAATACACGCAACCTCCAGCCTCAGTGTATCGTCTGTGTCAACTATGTGCTGAG TGAAATTGAGAAGAACGATGTTGTGTTCTCCATGGACCAAACGGAATCGCTCTTCAAGCCTCACCTGCTGACGATGAGCACCACCTACGAGAGCGGCATCCCTGGCACGGAGAAGAGTGACTTCTTGTTTACTAAGTTAAAGGAGGAACCAGAGGAACTTGCTCAGCTGGCACCAACACCTGGCGATGCCATTATTTCCCTGGATTTTG GGACACAGAAGTTTGAGGAAGCCCCTGCCTTCACCAGTGCTGTTTTGACACCAAACAAAGCCTGGCCAGCAGAAGTGAAAAGCCACGCTGCTCAAGGTGAAACACTGACGATACCATCCTTTACAATGCCTCAGATTGCACCTGGCAGCAGTACTCCAAGTGCAAGCAGCAACAGTAGTTGTTCCACG CCAAGCAGCCCAGGAGATTATTACAGTTCTGTGGATGAAGATCTTAAGATTGAGGTGATTGAAAAACTCTTTGCAATGGACACAGAATCGAAAAGTCAGTGCAACTCCCAG ACTGACTTCAATGAACTGGACCTTGAAACCTTGGCTCCTTACATTCCTATGGATGGAGAAGATTTCCAGCTCAGCCCAATCTGCCAAGAAGAACGTCCGCTCTCTGAAAGTGCACAAAATACCCAGCAGAGTCTAAGTAGCATGAGTACCCTCTTCCAACCCCTTGCTTCTGCTTCACAGAATCAGTTCCTCCCAGAGAAATATTGCCCACAGCTATCAAATAAAAACATTAACCCTGGTCACGGGTCCCTGTCGTCGGTGTTCTTCAACAATGTGAGTAGGTCATCACTGCCACCGTACCATGACCAAGCCAGCACTCCCCTGTCTTCGATGGGGGGAAGACCAAACACCCAGTGGCCACCTGATCCCCCGTTAGAATATGTTCCTGCTAAATGGAGACTCATGAATAAATACTCAGGATCCCTATCAAGTTCCCCTTCAGGGCCACCAGTACATTCTCCCAGCATGCCCATATATAAAAAAAG GCCCCTGGATGCTTTTGGGCAACGAGGCATAGAAGTAAACCCAGCCAGAATTGCATTGTCTAACAGTTTGAAACTGAAACGACAACTGGATTATGAAGAACAAGCATTGCAACAGCTGAGTGGG GGAGATCCGTCGGTCATTAACCCATCTCAACTCATGTGGAAAAGAATGAAATTTCTCAAAGGGGAAACCTGTTCCTTGGTTacagaaaaaaagtctctcaGCACAAGTGTTCTTACCG ATGAATTTCTCTGTAACTCGAGAGGTCTGAGCCAACCAATGAATcaactgcaacagcagcagcagcaacccaCCTGTGGCAGCCCTGGTGAGAATTTGAAAGCAGGAGCTTTTCCCCCTCCATTTTACAGTTCCCATTATCAGGACTATACTGTCCAGCCAGCTCATAAAGCGTCAG GTATGACCAGTCGTCTGCTGGGGCCCTCCTTTGAACCCTACTTGTTGCCCGAGTTGACAAGATATGACTGTGAGGTGAACGTCCCCGTTTTGGGCAGCTCTACGCTTCTGCAGGGCAGTGAACTGCTCAGAGCACTGGACCAGGCAACCTGA
- the EPAS1 gene encoding endothelial PAS domain-containing protein 1 isoform X1, translated as MFSCPCPEVVLQDCLQKKSRSSSERRKEKSRDAARCRRSKETEVFYELAHELPLPHNISSHLDKASIMRLAISFLRTHKLLSSVCADNENELEADQQMDNLYLKALEGFIAVVTQDGDMIFLSENVNKYMGLTQVELTGHSIFDFTHPCDHEEIRENLSLKNVLGLSSTNCSSMVHASLVVSAGPGFGKKSKEMSTERDFFMRMKCTVTNRGRTVNLKSATWKVLHCTGQVKVYNTCPPHTLCGYKEPLLTCLIIMCEPIQHPSNIDIPLDSKTFLSRHSMDMKFTYCDDRITELIGYHPEELLGRSAYEFYHALDSESMTKSHQNLCTKGQVVTGQYRMLAKHGGYVWLETQGTVIYNTRNLQPQCIVCVNYVLSEIEKNDVVFSMDQTESLFKPHLLTMSTTYESGIPGTEKSDFLFTKLKEEPEELAQLAPTPGDAIISLDFGTQKFEEAPAFTSAVLTPNKAWPAEVKSHAAQGETLTIPSFTMPQIAPGSSTPSASSNSSCSTPSSPGDYYSSVDEDLKIEVIEKLFAMDTESKSQCNSQTDFNELDLETLAPYIPMDGEDFQLSPICQEERPLSESAQNTQQSLSSMSTLFQPLASASQNQFLPEKYCPQLSNKNINPGHGSLSSVFFNNVSRSSLPPYHDQASTPLSSMGGRPNTQWPPDPPLEYVPAKWRLMNKYSGSLSSSPSGPPVHSPSMPIYKKRPLDAFGQRGIEVNPARIALSNSLKLKRQLDYEEQALQQLSGGDPSVINPSQLMWKRMKFLKGETCSLVTEKKSLSTSVLTDEFLCNSRGLSQPMNQLQQQQQQPTCGSPGENLKAGAFPPPFYSSHYQDYTVQPAHKASGMTSRLLGPSFEPYLLPELTRYDCEVNVPVLGSSTLLQGSELLRALDQAT; from the exons tatgtGCTGACAATGAGAATGAACTAGAGGCAGACCAGCAGATGGACAACTTGTACCTGAAAGCTTTGGAGGGATTTATTGCCGTGGTGACACAGGATGGAGACATGATCTTTTTGTCAGAGAATGTCAACAAATACATGGGTCTTACCCAG GTGGAATTAACTGGACACAGCATTTTTGACTTCACTCATCCATGTGACCATGAAGAAATTCGAGAGAATCTGAGTCTGAAAAATG TTTTAGGTCTGAGCTCTACAAACTGCTCTTCAATGGTCCATGCATCTTTGGTGGTCTCTGCAG GTCcaggctttggaaagaaaagcaaagagatgtCAACTGAGCGTGACTTCTTCATGAGGATGAAATGCACCGTTACCAACAGAGGCAGAACTGTTAACCTCAAGTCTGCCACATGGAAG GTTTTGCACTGCACCGGACAAGTTAAAGTGTATAACACTTGCCCTCCTCACACTCTGTGTGGATATAAAGAGCCTCTTCTCACCTGCCTTATAATAATGTGTGAGCCTATTCAGCATCCTTCAAACATCGATATCCCCCTGGACAGCAAGACCTTCCTGAGTCGCCATAGCATGGACATGAAATTTACCTACTGTGATGACAG AATAACAGAGTTGATTGGATACCatccagaggagctgctgggccgTTCAGCGTACGAGTTCTACCATGCCTTGGATTCGGAGAGTATGACCAAAAGTCACCAGAACT TGTGTACAAAAGGCCAAGTAGTGACGGGCCAGTACCGTATGCTTGCCAAGCACGGCGGATACGTATGGCTGGAGACTCAAGGGACGGTGATTTACAATACACGCAACCTCCAGCCTCAGTGTATCGTCTGTGTCAACTATGTGCTGAG TGAAATTGAGAAGAACGATGTTGTGTTCTCCATGGACCAAACGGAATCGCTCTTCAAGCCTCACCTGCTGACGATGAGCACCACCTACGAGAGCGGCATCCCTGGCACGGAGAAGAGTGACTTCTTGTTTACTAAGTTAAAGGAGGAACCAGAGGAACTTGCTCAGCTGGCACCAACACCTGGCGATGCCATTATTTCCCTGGATTTTG GGACACAGAAGTTTGAGGAAGCCCCTGCCTTCACCAGTGCTGTTTTGACACCAAACAAAGCCTGGCCAGCAGAAGTGAAAAGCCACGCTGCTCAAGGTGAAACACTGACGATACCATCCTTTACAATGCCTCAGATTGCACCTGGCAGCAGTACTCCAAGTGCAAGCAGCAACAGTAGTTGTTCCACG CCAAGCAGCCCAGGAGATTATTACAGTTCTGTGGATGAAGATCTTAAGATTGAGGTGATTGAAAAACTCTTTGCAATGGACACAGAATCGAAAAGTCAGTGCAACTCCCAG ACTGACTTCAATGAACTGGACCTTGAAACCTTGGCTCCTTACATTCCTATGGATGGAGAAGATTTCCAGCTCAGCCCAATCTGCCAAGAAGAACGTCCGCTCTCTGAAAGTGCACAAAATACCCAGCAGAGTCTAAGTAGCATGAGTACCCTCTTCCAACCCCTTGCTTCTGCTTCACAGAATCAGTTCCTCCCAGAGAAATATTGCCCACAGCTATCAAATAAAAACATTAACCCTGGTCACGGGTCCCTGTCGTCGGTGTTCTTCAACAATGTGAGTAGGTCATCACTGCCACCGTACCATGACCAAGCCAGCACTCCCCTGTCTTCGATGGGGGGAAGACCAAACACCCAGTGGCCACCTGATCCCCCGTTAGAATATGTTCCTGCTAAATGGAGACTCATGAATAAATACTCAGGATCCCTATCAAGTTCCCCTTCAGGGCCACCAGTACATTCTCCCAGCATGCCCATATATAAAAAAAG GCCCCTGGATGCTTTTGGGCAACGAGGCATAGAAGTAAACCCAGCCAGAATTGCATTGTCTAACAGTTTGAAACTGAAACGACAACTGGATTATGAAGAACAAGCATTGCAACAGCTGAGTGGG GGAGATCCGTCGGTCATTAACCCATCTCAACTCATGTGGAAAAGAATGAAATTTCTCAAAGGGGAAACCTGTTCCTTGGTTacagaaaaaaagtctctcaGCACAAGTGTTCTTACCG ATGAATTTCTCTGTAACTCGAGAGGTCTGAGCCAACCAATGAATcaactgcaacagcagcagcagcaacccaCCTGTGGCAGCCCTGGTGAGAATTTGAAAGCAGGAGCTTTTCCCCCTCCATTTTACAGTTCCCATTATCAGGACTATACTGTCCAGCCAGCTCATAAAGCGTCAG GTATGACCAGTCGTCTGCTGGGGCCCTCCTTTGAACCCTACTTGTTGCCCGAGTTGACAAGATATGACTGTGAGGTGAACGTCCCCGTTTTGGGCAGCTCTACGCTTCTGCAGGGCAGTGAACTGCTCAGAGCACTGGACCAGGCAACCTGA